In Humulus lupulus chromosome 6, drHumLupu1.1, whole genome shotgun sequence, a single genomic region encodes these proteins:
- the LOC133784648 gene encoding receptor-like protein EIX2, whose product MDFPYSYSNPEYDCYYEPIDDYYEDYDHQPDLQANELSSNLLELQHLNYLDLSGNNFSYSKIPNFFGSMKNLKYLNLSHAHFGGLISLQFANLTSLQVLDLQGLYDVSTRTFQWASNLLSLQYLDMNSVNCSNASDLMQVLTNLPSLSHINLYDCSLNMVNFPWRSINSTFSASVRYLDLSDNHLGRSILNDLKNMTSLEVLDLSSTFYATSSSIPTWLGDLKSLVYLNLRGNNYDSFEGEGGLLYIINNACSLKLLDLSYNKIREVLEPHQNSRKCVKYNLEILSLGGNEMGGPLPDWSEQLKFSWYLDLAQNLFHGPIPSSLGRLSFLKVLDLSFNQLIGSIPESLGRLSSLRRIHLSDNELTGIIPKTIGRLSALKWLDLSHNNLNGVIPETLGKLSVLKRLHLSYNNLNGVIPKTLGKLSLVRGIDLSRNQLNGSLPKSIGKLESLQSLDISSNLLEGIVSEDHFANLTRLVALVIDSNNFSCQVNSNWIPPFSLYEINMASCKVVGSHGVPQWLQTQRNVVHLNLSNANIIGTFPKWLQNMSSIHSLDLSMNQISGHLPMNIGSLSFLWQLYLGNNQINGSLPESLCEQNDLLELDLSRNKLSGILPNCWRGSQSVDVINLSYNNLSGTIPSSMGNLSQLMRLHMNNNNFNGELPLALRSCSQMKILDLGDNNFSGPLPTWIGGHSFRNIRILRLRKNMFSGSIPLNFCKLLALSILDLANNNLRGEIPHCFAKLTGMMVKDYPQVNGSMADAKVSQVIKGRDLEYTKTLLLLDNLDLSSNKLVGIIPEELCVLSALRGLNLSHNHLSGNIPNNIEELKSLESLDLSNNKLVGAIPQSMANLMSLNKLDLSYNNLSGKIPTGPQLQTLNDPNIYAGNDELCGDPLPKNCSGDDDRRKNAHEDDDDYKESRIERIWFYCVVTLGYAAGLWGVIGSLVFNRNWRHAFFRFTENTMDWIHVVTYCHNSLSKIPHLLQLCSSVGIDRDSSFASIMLISQVVYFCLLGTTFDDAPVVKFPPRCQVILVEINLPTDIPVYQILEQQGHCTYAVSPLLQCTNTIKKAPKTHACYREGEKRKTPTNLLKKSTRWRWIWCPVASFANPGGCLCSSSSSSSSSSS is encoded by the exons ATGGATTTCCCATATTCATATTCAAATCCTGAATATGACTGTTATTATGAACCCATTGATGATTATTATGAAGATTATGATCATCAGCCTGACTTACAAGCTAATGAGTTGAGCTCTAATTTGTTGGAGTTGCAACATCTCAACTACTTGGATCTCAGCGGAAACAACTTCAGTTATAGCAAGATTCCCAACTTCTTTGGCTCAATGAAGAATCTAAAGTATCTAAATCTGTCTCATGCACATTTTGGTGGATTGATTTCTCTTCAATTTGCAAATCTTACTAGCTTGCAAGTGCTTGATCTTCAAGGTCTTTATGATGTTAGTACTCGTACTTTCCAGTGGGCTTCAAATCTTTTGTCTCTCCAATACCTTGATATGAATTCGGTAAATTGTTCGAATGCATCAGATTTAATGCAGGTACTTACCAACCTTCCTTCTCTGTCACATATCAACCTATATGATTGCAGTCTAAATATGGTCAATTTTCCTTGGCGTTCGATCAATTCCACCTTCTCTGCTAGTGTTCGATACCTAGACCTTTCCGATAATCATCTTGGAAGATCAATTCTTAATGATCTAAAAAATATGACTTCTCTTGAAGTACTTGACCTTTCGTCCACATTCTATGCTACTAGTTCCTCAATTCCAACCTGGTTGGGTGATCTTAAGAGCCTCGTTTACCTTAATCTTAGAGGGAATAATTATGATAGCTTTGAAGGAGAAGGTGGCTTGCTTTACATAATAAATAATGCTTGTTCCTTGAAGTTATTAGATTTGTCATATAACAAAATTAGAGAAGTGTTAGAGCCTCATCAAAATTCAAGAAAATGTGTCAAATATAATCTAGAGATATTAAGTTTAGGAGGTAACGAAATGGGTGGTCCTTTGCCTGATTGGTCAGAGCAACTAAAATTTTCATGGTACCTTGACCTTGCCCAGAATTTATTTCATGGTCCAATACCATCATCACTTGGAAGACTTTCATTTTTGAAAGTATTAGATCTATCCTTCAATCAATTAATAGGGTCAATTCCAGAATCTTTGGGAAGATTGTCGAGTTTGAGAAGAATTCATCTTTCAGACAATGAATTGACTGGGATTATTCCAAAAACAATCGGGAGATTGTCAGCCTTAAAATGGTTAGATCTGTCACATAATAATTTGAATGGGGTCATTCCAGAAACATTGGGAAAATTGTCAGTCTTAAAAAGGTTACACCTGTCATATAACAATTTGAATGGGGTCATTCCAAAAACATTGGGAAAGTTGTCATTGGTGAGGGGTATAGATCTTTCTAGAAATCAATTAAATGGAAGCTTGCCTAAATCAATTGGAAAATTAGAATCCCTACAATCCTTGGATATCTCATCAAATTTATTGGAAGGTATTGTATCTGAGGATCACTTTGCTAACCTTACAAGGTTGGTAGCGTTGGTCATTGATTCCAACAATTTCTCGTGccaagttaattcaaattggatcCCTCCTTTTAGTCTCTATGAAATCAACATGGCTTCTTGCAAAGTTGTAGGGTCTCATGGAGTCCCCCAATGGCTTCAGACACAAAGGAATGTCGTTCACTTGAATCTCTCAAATGCTAATATTATTGGAACATTTCCAAAATGGCTTCAGAACATGTCAAGCATCCACTCTCTGGATCTCTCTATGAACCAAATCAGCGGGCACCTTCCTATGAATATTGGTTCTTTGTCTTTTCTGTGGCAACTATATCTCGGCAACAATCAGATAAATGGTTCACTTCCAGAGTCATTATGCGAGCAAAATGATTTGCTCGAATTAGATCTTTCGAGAAACAAGCTTTCTGGGATATTGCCTAATTGTTGGAGAGGGAGCCAATCCGTGGATGTCATCAATCTTTCATACAATAATTTGTCAGGGACTATTCCAAGCTCAATGGGGAACTTATCACAACTGATGCGATTGCATATGAATAATAATAACTTTAATGGGGAACTTCCTTTGGCCTTGAGGAGTTGCTCTCAAATGAAGATTCTTGATCTTGGTGATAATAATTTTTCTGGACCTCTACCAACTTGGATTGGAGGACATAGCTTCCGGAACATAAGAATTTTGAGGTTACGCAAGAATATGTTTAGTGGAAGTATCCCTTTAAATTTTTGCAAGCTCTTGGCACTGAGCATTTTAGACCTTGCAAATAACAATTTGAGAGGAGAAATTCCTCATTGCTTTGCCAAACTCACTGGAATGATGGTAAAAGATTATCCACAAGTGAATGGAAGTATGGCTGATGCGAAGGTTTCACAAGTGATAAAAGGAAGAGACTTAGAGTATACAAAAACACTGCTACTTCTTGATAATTTGGACCTCtcaagcaataagctagttgggatAATTCCAGAAGAGCTATGTGTACTATCTGCCTTGCGTGGTTTGAATTTGTCCCATAATCATTTGTCAGGCAATATTCCTAACAATATTGAAGAGTTGAAGTCCTTGGAGTCTCTTGACCTTTCAAACAACAAACTTGTTGGTGCAATTCCCCAAAGTATGGCCAATTTGATGTCACTAAACAAGCTCGACTTGTCTTACAACAATCTGTCAGGCAAAATTCCAACAGGACCTCAACTTCAAACACTGAATGATCCAAATATCTATGCTGGCAACGATGAACTGTGTGGAGACCCATTGCCAAAGAATTGTTCTGGAGATGATGATCGGAGAAAAAATGCCCACGAAGATGATGATGACTACAAAGAAAGTAGGATCGAAAGAATATGGTTTTACTGTGTGGTAACACTTGGATATGCAGCAGGATTATGGGGAGTAATTGGGAGTCTGGTTTTCAACAGAAACTGGAGGCATGCTTTTTTTCGTTTCACGGAAAACACCATGGATTGGATTCAT GTTGTAACCTATTGCCACAATAGTTTGTCAAAGATTCCTCATTTGCTTCAACTATGCTCATCTGTTGGAATTGACAGAGATTCCTCGTTTGCTTCAATTATGCTCATCTCACAAGTTGTATATTTTTGCCTTCTCGGGACAACATTTGATGATGCTCCTGTGGTGAAATTTCCACCGAGATGCCAGGTCATATTGGTTGAAATTAACCTGCCAACTGATATTCCTGTGTATCAAATTCTGGAGCAACAGGGGCATTGTACCTATGCAGTTTCACCCCTGCTCCAATGCACAA ACACCATAAAGAAAGCACCAAAAACACATGCATGCTACAGAGAAGGGGAAAAAAGGAAAACACCCACTAACCTACTGAAGAAGTCTACTCGGTGGCGATGGATTTGGTGTCCGGTGGCCTCTTTCGCAAACCCAGGTGGGTGCctctgttcttcttcttcttcttcttcttcttcttcttcgtaa
- the LOC133781599 gene encoding leucine aminopeptidase-like has product MAPVDPHSFTDSTHPFATHISLSLYLDFPSSTIHGSALLSFPNPHSGPLSLDARSLTVHSVVDPKSSARLSFSLSAPDPIRGCHLTVSLENHDSVLVVFSTSPSSSALQWLSPPQTFNKTYPLVYTQCQAIHARSVFPCQDTPAARVRYSALLNVPRQLSAVMAARHVEKRSPVAGEGSLLSCGDQMWCAEGRAVEEFVMEQPVPPYLFAFAVGELGFREVGPRTRVYAEAAPAVLDAAASEFAGTEDMIRQGERLFGPYEWERFDLLVLPPSFPYGGMENPRMVFLTPTVIKGDSSGAQVVAHELAHSWTGNLITNKTNEHFWLNEGFTTYAERRIVEVVQGEEKAVLNIGIGWRGLNEEMERFKDNMEFTKLKMNQEGVDPDDVYSQVPYEKGFQFLWRIERQVGRPAFDEFLKKYIATFKFSSIDTDTFLGFLKANIPGIENEVDLVLWTEGTGIPSDAYEPVSSLYTQIVTLANEFNLGRMPREDEVADWRGQEWELYLENLPKSVEASQILALDERYRLSESKDYEVKVGFLQLAITAKCRDYYSEVEKTLKEVGRMKYLRPLYTALVQGNGKEEEKIFAKRVFAEARDCYHPIAQGVVENILTKHM; this is encoded by the exons ATGGCGCCCGTTGACCCACACTCATTCACCGACTCAACTCACCCCTTCGCCACCCACATTTCCCTCTCTCTCTACCTCGACTTCCCCTCCTCCACCATCCACGGCTCGGCTCTCCTCTCCTTCCCCAACCCCCACTCCGGCCCTCTCTCCCTCGACGCTCGCTCCCTCACCGTCCACTCCGTCGTCGACCCCAAATCCAGCGCTCGGCTCTCTTTCTCCCTCTCCGCACCCGATCCAATCAGAGGCTGCCACCTCACCGTCTCCCTCGAGAACCACGACTCCGTCCTCGTCGTCTTCTCCACCTCCCCTTCCTCCTCCGCTCTCCAATGGCTCTCTCCGCCGCAGACCTTCAACAAGACCTACCCGCTCGTCTACACTCAGTGCCAGGCCATCCACGCACGCTCCGTCTTCCCCTGCCAGGACACTCCCGCGGCGCGCGTGCGTTACAGTGCCCTCTTGAACGTCCCGCGCCAGCTGTCCGCGGTGATGGCGGCGCGTCACGTCGAGAAGCGCTCCCCCGTCGCCGGCGAGGGCTCGCTGCTGAGCTGCGGCGATCAGATGTGGTGCGCCGAGGGAAGGGCGGTGGAGGAGTTCGTGATGGAGCAGCCGGTTCCGCCGTACCTCTTCGCCTTCGCGGTTGGCGAGCTTGGGTTCAGGGAGGTGGGGCCGAGGACGAGGGTTTATGCTGAGGCGGCGCCGGCCGTGTTGGACGCGGCGGCGAGCGAGTTCGCCGGAACTGAGGACATGATCAGGCAAGGGGAGAGGCTGTTTGGGCCGTACGAGTGGGAGCGGTTTGATTTGCTGGTTTTGCCGCCGAGCTTTCCGTACGGTGGAATGGAGAATCCGAGAATGGTGTTCTTGACCCCAACTGTGATCAAGGGCGATTCTAGTGGAGCCCAGGTGGTGGCTCATGAGCTTGCTCATAGCTGGACTGGGAATTTGATCACTAACAAGACCAATGAACACTTCTGGTTGAATGAG GGTTTTACAACTTATGCTGAGAGGAGAATTGTTGAGGTGGTTCAAGGGGAAGAGAAAGCTGTTCTGAATATCGGAATTGGCTGGAGGGGTTTGAATGAGGAAATGGAGAGATTCAAGGACAACATGGAGTTTACAAAGCTCAAAATGAATCAGGAAGGAGTTGATCCTGATGATGTGTATTCTCAGGTTCCATACGAGAAAGGTTTTCAGTTCCTATGGCGGATCGAACGCCAG GTTGGAAGGCCTGCATTCGACGAGTTTCTCAAGAAATATATCGCGACATTCAAGTTCAGCTCGATTGATACAGATACCTTTCTTGGCTTTCTGAAAGCTAACATTCCTGGCATTGAGAATGAAGTTGACTTGGTTTTGTGGACTGAGGGAACCGGTATCCCCTCGGATGCTTATGAACCGGTATCGAGTTTATACACACAGATTGTCACCCTTGCAAATGAGTTTAACCTTGGTAGGATGCCGAGGGAGGATGAAGTTGCCGATTGGCGAGGACAGGAGTGGGAGCTGTACTTGGAAAACTTGCCCAAATCTGTTGAAGCCTCACAG ATCTTAGCTTTGGACGAGCGGTACAGGCTATCAGAATCGAAAGATTACGAGGTGAAGGTGGGGTTTCTGCAGCTAGCCATTACCGCCAAGTGCAGAGACTACTACAGCGAGGTGGAGAAAACTCTCAAGGAAGTGGGGAGAATGAAATACCTTCGTCCTCTCTACACCGCGCTCGTCCAAGGGAACgggaaagaagaagagaagatttTCGCCAAAAGGGTGTTTGCAGAGGCTCGCGATTGTTACCATCCCATCGCACAAGGCGTGGTCGAAAACATCCTCACCAAGCACATGTAG